A region of the Candidatus Rokuibacteriota bacterium genome:
GCGCTCGATGGAGAGCGCCCGGCCGCTGTCCGCATCGATGCGGAGCACGGCGCCGTGCAACGCGGCCGGGCCCTTCGCGGGCTCGAACTTGTTCGGCATCTGGGTGAGGAAGCGGCCGATGGCCAGCGCCGGCTCCACCCCGATCACGCTGTCCACGGGCCCGGTCATGCCGAGATCGGTGATGTACGCCGTCCCCTGGGGGAGCAGGCGCTCGTCGGCCGTCTGCACGTGCCGGTGAGTCCCGACCACGGCGCTCACCCGCCCGTCCAGGTACCAGCCCATGGCCTGGGTCTCGCTGGTGGCCTCGGTGTGCATGTCCACGAGGACGATGGGCGTCTCCTGGCGAAGCCGCGGGATCTCCTCGTCCGCCTTCCGGAAGGGGCAGTCGAGGTGCGGGAGGAACACCCGCCCCATCAGGTTGAGCACCGCCACCTTGTGGGGGCCCGCCTTGACGACGATGGAGCCCGTGCCGGGCGTCCCCGGCGGGAAGTTGGCGGGGCGCAGCAGCAGGTTCTCCTTGGCGATGTACTCGATGATCTCCTTCCGGTCCCAGATGTGGTTGCCGGAAGTCATCACGTCCACGCCCTGGTCCAGAAAGGCCCGGGCGATCTGCGGTGTCACGCCGAACCCCGCGGCCGCGTTCTCGACGTTCACCACCGCCAGGTCGGCCTCGTGCTGCTTGCGGAGCCGGGGCAGCAGCGCCTGGACGGCCCTCCGCCCCGGCTCGCCGAACACATCGCCCACGCAGAGCACGGTGAGCGGGCGCGCCATGGCTACTTGGCCACCTCCACGGCGCGCGTCTCCCGGATCACCACCACCTTGATATGGCCGGGGTACTGCATCTCGGCCTCGATGCGCTTGGAGATGTCCTTGGCGAGCTGGTGGGCGTCGAGATCGGAGATCATCTCGGCCTTGGTCATGACGCGTAGCTCGCGCCCGGCCTGGATCGCGTAGCACATCTCCACGCCCTTGTAGGACATGGCGATCTGCTCGAGCTTGGCGAGCCGCTTGATGTAGCTCTCGAGGACGTCCCGGC
Encoded here:
- a CDS encoding TIGR00282 family metallophosphoesterase, translated to MARPLTVLCVGDVFGEPGRRAVQALLPRLRKQHEADLAVVNVENAAAGFGVTPQIARAFLDQGVDVMTSGNHIWDRKEIIEYIAKENLLLRPANFPPGTPGTGSIVVKAGPHKVAVLNLMGRVFLPHLDCPFRKADEEIPRLRQETPIVLVDMHTEATSETQAMGWYLDGRVSAVVGTHRHVQTADERLLPQGTAYITDLGMTGPVDSVIGVEPALAIGRFLTQMPNKFEPAKGPAALHGAVLRIDADSGRALSIERLRVPLPA